The Sesamum indicum cultivar Zhongzhi No. 13 linkage group LG1, S_indicum_v1.0, whole genome shotgun sequence genome includes a window with the following:
- the LOC105173790 gene encoding uncharacterized protein LOC105173790 isoform X1 — protein sequence MPVMEKLKMFVVQEPVVAASCLIAGVGLFLPAVVRPMLDSFEASKQVPQPALNDHAAETRNKFSELLLGAAIVLCI from the exons ATGCCGGTGATGGAAAAGCTGAAAATGTTTGTAGTACAAGAGCCTGTCGTCGCTGCTTCTTGCCTCATCGCTGGCGTTG GACTCTTCCTTCCAGCAGTTGTAAGGCCTATGCTGGACTCCTTTGAAGCGTCCAAGCAAGTACCTCAACCTGCTTTGAATGAT CATGCAGCTGAGACAAGGAATAAATTTTCTGAACTTCTTTTGGGGGCTGCTATAGTGCTGTGTATTTGA
- the LOC105173790 gene encoding uncharacterized protein LOC105173790 isoform X2: protein MPVMEKLKMFVVQEPVVAASCLIAGVGLFLPAVVRPMLDSFEASKQVPQPALNDVVAGISGKKQ from the exons ATGCCGGTGATGGAAAAGCTGAAAATGTTTGTAGTACAAGAGCCTGTCGTCGCTGCTTCTTGCCTCATCGCTGGCGTTG GACTCTTCCTTCCAGCAGTTGTAAGGCCTATGCTGGACTCCTTTGAAGCGTCCAAGCAAGTACCTCAACCTGCTTTGAATGAT GTTGTTGCTGGTATAAGTGGTAAAAAACAGTGA
- the LOC105173804 gene encoding uncharacterized protein LOC105173804 — MMALAEARAAWQRTANRCFVQEDAKRAPKLACCSSVTPSVKQAETGTNTAAAGQDTPSTGSLPLNLPSYSNLSPNSKWWLQLQPSYVYQKGLMDEQFNSLEANMGTCQMQESLGALARKEDDPGLSNQMTSNTFSSDSQYRSFTTGDKKVFGVKEDVGELKLGGLVGDEVLKNANELYLDSESSWIGGERNTPWWRTADTGELAFLVSRSLLDHIENCDLPSPQNACVKKDMDVNTCSFGHDRIPSSLLDPNLKSGSPHHFSTHLHPPGSLTAESACKNLSMLDQAQLAYSTNKPLRDMPTHEKMHMLENDATKAQLMEALCHSQTRAREAERAATQACAEKEHVVKLVFKQAYQLFAYRQWLQLLQLENMYLHFKNNKTQSVSIVFPIMFPWTPRRSRKMLKNWQKSPSRKGAKRSYHQHDVNKYAVAFAIGLGLVGAGFLLGWTVAWMLPTW, encoded by the exons ATGATGGCACTGGCCGAAGCTAGGGCTGCTTGGCAGAGGACAGCTAACAGATGCTTCGTCCAAGAAGATGCAAAAAGAGCTCCCAAATTAGCTTGTTGCTCGTCAGTGACCCCTTCTGTTAAACAGGCTGAAACAGGAACTAATACTGCAGCTGCTGGCCAAGATACCCCTAGCACAGGATCTCTGCCTCTTAATCTGCCTtcatattctaatttatccCCCAACTCAAAATGGTGGCTGCAGCTCCAGCCAAGTTATGTCTATCAGAAGGGTTTGATGGATGAACAGTTTAATTCCTTGGAAGCTAATATGGGAACCTGCCAAATGCAAGAATCCTTAGGAGCCCTTGCTAGGAAAGAAGATGATCCTGGCCTTTCCAATCAGATGACTTCGAACACATTTTCCTCTGATAGTCAGTATAGAAGCTTCACAACTGGTGATAAGAAAGTTTTTGGGGTCAAAGAAGATGTTGGAGAACTAAAACTCGGAGGTCTTGTTGGTGATGaggttttgaaaaatgccAACGAGCTTTACCTTGATTCAGAGTCGTCTTGGATAGGGGGTGAGAGAAATACTCCTTGGTGGCGAACTGCAGATACAGGTGAATTGGCTTTTTTGGTTTCAAGGAGTTTGCTTGACCATATAGAGAATTGTGACCTCCCCAGTCCTCAGAATGCCTGCGTCAAGAAGGATATGGATGTTAATACATGCTCTTTTGGCCATGATAGAATTCCCAGCTCATTGCTAGACCCAAACCTTAAATCTGGGAGTCCCCACCATTTTAGCACTCATCTCCATCCACCAGGCAGCCTGACTGCTGAAAGTGCTTGCAAGAACCTTAGCATGCTAGATCAAGCTCAATTAGCGTACAGTACAAACAAGCCATTaag GGATATGCCAACCCATGAAAAGATGCATATGTTGGAGAATGATGCAACAAAGGCTCAACTAATGGAAGCACTATGTCATTCTCAGACACGTGCAAGGGAAGCCGAGAGAGCAGCAACACAAGCTTGTGCAGAGAAAGAGCATGTTGtcaaacttgtatttaaaCAGGCATATCAGCTTTTCGCCTATAGACAGTGGCTCCAACTTCTGCAACTGGAGAACATGTATCTCCATTTCAAGAACAACAAAACTCAGTCAGTATCCATTGTCTTCCCGATAATGTTCCCTTGGACACCTCGAAGAAGTAGGAAAATGCTGAAGAATTGGCAAAAGTCTCCCAGTAGAAAAGGGGCCAAACGATCTTACCATCAGCATGATGTTAACAAATATGCAGTTGCTTTTGCAATAGGGTTGGGACTAGTTGGCGCGGGATTCTTACTGGGATGGACGGTCGCGTGGATGCTACCGACTTGGTGA